The following are from one region of the Sorghum bicolor cultivar BTx623 chromosome 2, Sorghum_bicolor_NCBIv3, whole genome shotgun sequence genome:
- the LOC8054778 gene encoding oleoyl-acyl carrier protein thioesterase 1, chloroplastic isoform X3 gives MLRCPTQPQCGRAPLRHHGRRESPPSAAPGVVVRCARGAPQVSRIEAASPVAATTAAAAAKAERGDARPSLAERLRLGSLLEDGLSYKEIFIVRSYEVGINKTATVETIANLLQEVGCSHAQSLGFSTDGFATTTSMRKLGLIWVTNRMHIEIYKYPAWGDVVEIETWCQADGRMGTRRDWILKDLANGEVIGRATRRVFFLISRRGERVPHLDFHSLWLLKPDSLAFHRAASDLHDDKVATRLDRSSLNTALFLRFHMFQQHSIKNIPKCFCGKCMGLTISCSFWIGQFCCVRIWIASQNWRAAGQAKMMCSAM, from the exons ATGCTGCGCTGCCCCACGCAACCGCAATGCGGCCGCGCGCCGCTCCGCCACCACGGAAGGCGGGAGTCGCCTCCGTCCGCGGCGCCCGGGGTGGTGGTGCGGTGCGCGCGGGGTGCGCCGCAGGTGTCTAGGATCGAGGCGGCGTCTCCGGTGGCTGccaccacggcggcggcggcggctaaaGCGGAAAGGGGTGACGCGCGGCCCAGCCTGGCGGAGCGGCTGCGGCTGGGGAGCCTCCTGGAGGACGGGCTCTCGTACAAGGAGATCTTCATCGTGCGCTCCTACGAGGTGGGCATCAACAAGACGGCCACCGTCGAGACGATCGCCAATCTCCTCCAG GAGGTAGGATGCAGCCATGCACAAAGTCTTGGGTTCTCCACAGATGGCTTcgccacaaccacttcaatgagAAAACTCGGACTTATTTGGGTGACGAACCGAATGCACATTGAGATCTACAAGTACCCAGCTTG GGGTGATGTTGTTGAGATTGAAACATGGTGCCAAGCAGATGGAAGAATGGGTACTCGTCGTGATTGGATCCTCAAGGACCTGGCTAATGGTGAAGTTATTGGCAGAGCTACCAG gcgagttttttttttgataagtCGACGGGGGGAGAGGGTCCCCCACCTGGATTTTCATTCACTGTGGCTCTTGAAGCCTGATAG CCTAGCTTTCCACAGGGCTGCCTCAGATTTACATGACGACAAGGTTGCCACCAGGCTGGATCGCTCATCCCTGAATACTGCGTTGTTTCTCCGCTTCCATATGTTCCAACAGCATAGCATCAAGAACATCCCAAAGTGCTTTTGTGGCAAATGCATGGGCCTCACAATCTCCTGCAGTTTTTGGATTGGCCAATTTTGCTGTGTGCGTATTTGGATCGCCTCCCAGAACTGGCGCGCAGCAGGACAAGCAAAAATGATGTGTTCTG CCATGTGA
- the LOC8054778 gene encoding oleoyl-acyl carrier protein thioesterase 1, chloroplastic isoform X2: MLRCPTQPQCGRAPLRHHGRRESPPSAAPGVVVRCARGAPQVSRIEAASPVAATTAAAAAKAERGDARPSLAERLRLGSLLEDGLSYKEIFIVRSYEVGINKTATVETIANLLQEVGCSHAQSLGFSTDGFATTTSMRKLGLIWVTNRMHIEIYKYPAWGDVVEIETWCQADGRMGTRRDWILKDLANGEVIGRATRRVFFLISRRGERVPHLDFHSLWLLKPDSLAFHRAASDLHDDKVATRLDRSSLNTALFLRFHMFQQHSIKNIPKCFCGKCMGLTISCSFWIGQFCCVRIWIASQNWRAAGQAKMMCSGDSSTCWQISQTLLSTILFLIKFVLH; the protein is encoded by the exons ATGCTGCGCTGCCCCACGCAACCGCAATGCGGCCGCGCGCCGCTCCGCCACCACGGAAGGCGGGAGTCGCCTCCGTCCGCGGCGCCCGGGGTGGTGGTGCGGTGCGCGCGGGGTGCGCCGCAGGTGTCTAGGATCGAGGCGGCGTCTCCGGTGGCTGccaccacggcggcggcggcggctaaaGCGGAAAGGGGTGACGCGCGGCCCAGCCTGGCGGAGCGGCTGCGGCTGGGGAGCCTCCTGGAGGACGGGCTCTCGTACAAGGAGATCTTCATCGTGCGCTCCTACGAGGTGGGCATCAACAAGACGGCCACCGTCGAGACGATCGCCAATCTCCTCCAG GAGGTAGGATGCAGCCATGCACAAAGTCTTGGGTTCTCCACAGATGGCTTcgccacaaccacttcaatgagAAAACTCGGACTTATTTGGGTGACGAACCGAATGCACATTGAGATCTACAAGTACCCAGCTTG GGGTGATGTTGTTGAGATTGAAACATGGTGCCAAGCAGATGGAAGAATGGGTACTCGTCGTGATTGGATCCTCAAGGACCTGGCTAATGGTGAAGTTATTGGCAGAGCTACCAG gcgagttttttttttgataagtCGACGGGGGGAGAGGGTCCCCCACCTGGATTTTCATTCACTGTGGCTCTTGAAGCCTGATAG CCTAGCTTTCCACAGGGCTGCCTCAGATTTACATGACGACAAGGTTGCCACCAGGCTGGATCGCTCATCCCTGAATACTGCGTTGTTTCTCCGCTTCCATATGTTCCAACAGCATAGCATCAAGAACATCCCAAAGTGCTTTTGTGGCAAATGCATGGGCCTCACAATCTCCTGCAGTTTTTGGATTGGCCAATTTTGCTGTGTGCGTATTTGGATCGCCTCCCAGAACTGGCGCGCAGCAGGACAAGCAAAAATGATGTGTTCTGGTGACTCCTCGACTTGCTGGCAGATATCACAAACATTGTTGTCGACAATTCTTTTCTTGATCAAATTTGTTTTGCACTGA
- the LOC8054779 gene encoding probable auxin efflux carrier component 5b codes for MMIGWGDVYKVVAAMAPLYFALGLGYGSVRWWKMFTPDQCDAINRLVSYFAVPFFAFDFASRIDPFSLSYRVLAADALSKLAVALALAAWATAAAAAAAARPGGGKGKDRALSWCITVFSLATLNNTLVVGVPLLDAMYGKWARDLIVQISVVQFIVYFPALLLALEARRAGKMAAAAAVEPAGDDVDESGGGGSGGEITAAHQSSSFWPLVRAVGTKVARNPNIYAGILGVSWACVTNRWHIETPSIIEGSVLVMSKTGVGLAMFSMGLFMALQEKIIVCGAGPTMLGMALRFVAGPAATAAGAVALGLRGDVLRLAVMQAALPQSITTFVFAREYGLHADVLSTAVIFGTLASLPVLIVYYIVLGLIRC; via the exons ATGATGATAGGGTGGGGCGACGTGTACAAGGTGgtggcggccatggcgccgctctACTTCGCGCTGGGGCTCGGCTACGGGTCGGTGCGGTGGTGGAAGATGTTCACGCCGGACCAGTGCGACGCCATAAACCGCCTCGTCTCCTACTTCGCCGTGCCCTTCTTCGCCTTCGACTTCGCCTCGCGCATCGACCCTTTCTCGCTCAGCTACCGGGTCCTGGCCGCGGACGCGCTGTCCAAGCTCGCCGTCGCGCTCGCTCTCGCTGCCTGGGCcaccgcagccgccgccgccgccgccgcgcgccctGGCGGCGGCAAAGGCAAGGACAGGGCCTTGTCGTGGTGCATCACGGTTTTCTCGCTTGCCACGCTCAACAACACGCTCGTCGTGGGCGTGCCGCTCCTGGACGCCATGTACGGCAAGTGGGCGCGCGATCTCATCGTGCAGATCTCCGTGGTGCAGTTCATCGTCTACTTCCCGGCTTTGCTGCTCGCGTTGGAGGCCAGGCGCGCCGGCaagatggccgccgccgccgcggtggaACCTGCAGGTGACGACGTTGACgaaagcggcggcggcggatcggGTGGCGAGATCACGGCGGCTCATCAGTCGTCGTCGTTCTGGCCGCTGGTCAGAGCGGTCGGGACGAAGGTGGCGAGGAACCCGAACATCTACGCGGGCATTCTTGGCGTCTCGTGGGCTTGCGTCACCAACAG GTGGCACATCGAGACGCCGAGCATCATCGAGGGCTCCGTGCTCGTCATGTCCAAGACCGGCGTTGGCCTCGCCATGTTTAGCATGG GGCTGTTCATGGCGCTGCAAGAGAAGATCATCGTCTGCGGCGCCGGGCCGACCATGCTCGGCATGGCGCTGCGGTTCGTGGCAGGGCCGGCTGCCACCGCCGCCGGGGCCGTGGCTCTCGGCCTCCGCGGCGACGTCCTGCGCCTCGCCGTCATGCAGGCCGCGCTTCCGCAGTCCATCACCACGTTCGTGTTCGCCAGGGAGTACGGCCTGCACGCGGACGTGCTCAGCACGGC GGTTATCTTCGGGACGTTGGCGTCACTGCCCGTGCTGATCGTCTACTACATTGTTCTAGGCTTGATACGGTGTTAA
- the LOC8054780 gene encoding uncharacterized protein At4g15970: protein MRGFLDSRGFLSFLLGAAAAAACIVLLQPSALCPFDGLTPADRQELAILSNTTHAAGPCSKKLHMAATSPDDVRLLGLLRRASMDDDNTIIMTFTNKAWTAPGSLMDLFLESFRVGVRTEPLLKHLVIVAVDGKAYARCTQVHPFCYHLRARGAGVDDYASEQSFMSKSYLDLMWRRNRFQARVLQLGYSFVFTDMDILWLRNPLLRVPVGADLAMSADYFYGDNPYDLNKTANGGFVYAKASARTAAFYDGWYEARREHPGKNEQDVFDQAKHALAARHGVRVQFVDTAYLSGFCELRKDFHVVCTVHGNCLFGLKDKLQKLTQVLDEWKQFRADAARMGSNTTALTD from the exons ATGAGAGGTTTCTTGGATTCCCGAGGTTTCTTAAGTTTCTTGCTTGGAGCTGCAGCCGCCGCGGCCTGCATCGTACTGCTACAGCCGTCTGCTCTGTGCCCGTTCGACGGCCTCACGCCGGCAGATCGTCAAGAACTGGCAATCTTGAGCAATACAACTCATGCTGCAGGTCCCTGCTCCAAGAAGCTTCACATG gcTGCTACTTCACCGGACGACGTGAGGCTTCTGGGTCTCCTGAGGAGAGCCAGCATGGACGACGACAATACCATCATAATGACCTTCACGAACAAGGCGTGGACGGCGCCGGGGTCGCTCATGGACCTCTTCCTCGAGAGCTTCCGCGTAGGCGTGAGGACGGAGCCGCTCCTGAAGCACCTGGTCATCGTCGCCGTCGACGGCAAGGCGTACGCGCGGTGCACGCAGGTGCACCCGTTCTGCTACCACCTCCGCGCCAGGGGCGCCGGCGTCGACGACTACGCGTCGGAGCAGTCGTTCATGTCGAAGAGCTACCTGGACCTGATGTGGCGCCGGAACCGGTTCCAGGCGCGGGTGCTGCAGCTCGGCTACAGCTTCGTCTTCACGGACATGGACATCCTCTGGCTGCGGAACCCGCTGCTGCGCGTGCCCGTCGGCGCCGACCTCGCCATGTCCGCCGACTACTTCTACGGCGACAACCCGTACGACCTGAACAAGACGGCCAACGGAGGGTTCGTGTACGCCAAGGCGAGCGCCAGGACGGCGGCGTTCTACGACGGCTGGTACGAGGCGCGGAGGGAGCACCCGGGGAAGAACGAGCAGGACGTGTTCGATCAGGCGAAGCACGCGCTGGCGGCGCGGCACGGCGTCCGGGTGCAGTTCGTGGACACGGCCTACCTTAGCGGCTTCTGCGAGCTCCGCAAGGACTTCCACGTGGTGTGCACGGTCCACGGCAACTGCCTCTTcgggctcaaggacaagctccaGAAGCTCACCCAGGTGTTGGACGAGTGGAAGCAGTTCAGGGCCGACGCCGCGCGGATGGGCAGCAACACCACCGCGCTCACGGACTGA